tggggacatgggctccaatccattaaattaataaaatctggaatttaaagttggtctcagtgatggtgactgaggctccactgagaaaatctccaatgtcactggattaggtcaaaaaggcagaaagtaggaaattagttagtttaaagcctgttgttgggaaactgttggaatccatgATTGAGAAAGTAGCAaccggacatttggaaagtcaaactgcaatccatcagagtcagcatggttttgtgaagggtaaatcgtgtttgactcatttcttaggagttcttggaagatgtaacaagccaagtggataatggggtcctgtagatgtatttggactcccagaatacatttgattaggtgtcacacaaaaggtaataatcaaggtaaaatcccacggggttgagagataatatattagtttggatagaggattggctaaccagcagagagtggggattagatttattgacacacgtactgaagaaaaatgtttttacccagagggtggtgacggtctggaatgccccgaacaggcgccggaatgtggcatctaggggcttttcacagtaacttcattgaagccgacttgtgacaagcgattttcattcatattCATTTCATGCACTGccgaggagggtggtagagacggttgtctcacatcctataaaaaagtacctggatgaagacaggcacatcataacattgaaggctatgagccaagtgctgataaatgggattaggtaggtgggtcaggttTATCATGTGtcgatgcaaactcgatggaccgaagggcctcttctgcactgttgctGATGAAAGTTTGGTGGCATCGTAGACAGCATACATGATAGCATtaaattgcaagaagatattgacgaactaggtgaatgggcaagattgtggcaatgtaaacaagtgtgaggttatctgttttgaaccaaaaaaggatataactgagtactttctaaatggaaagaggttaagtacagtgggtgtccaaagagatgtggggttcatagaatctacagcacggagacaggcccttcggcccaaactggtccatgccaaccaaaaagctcatCTAAGTGAACCCCATTTGCCTgtgtttggcccatatccctctgaacctttcctatccatgtatctctcCAAATACCTTTTCAATgttgtcactgtccctgcctcaaccacttcctccgacaGTTCATACGTACCTTCCTCTGTGTAAAACCGttgctccttaggttcccattAATTATTTTCCCTctgaacttaaacctatgccctctagttctcgatttcccaaccctgagaaaaagactgagtgcattcaccctatccatgcctctcatgatcttatacaccttgaTAAGATCACTCCTCAGTCTCTTACACTCCAAAGAAAAATatcctggcctgtccaatctctccctgtaactcagtcccttgagtccgggcaacatccttgtaaatctcttctgcactctctccagtttaataacatctttcctatggcaaagcagccaaaactgaacacaatactccaggtgtgacttcaccaacgtcctgtacaactgcaatatAACTTCCCAACTTGAATacacaatgccctgactgatgaaggacagcatgccaaaagccttcttcagagaatttacagtgcagaaggaggctattcggcccatcgagcctgcaccagcccttacaaagagcaccctagtcAAGCCTACTTATCTACCCtactcccgtaacccagtaacccccactcaacctttttttggacactaaggacaatttagcatggccagtccacctaacccgcacatctttagactgtgggaggaaaccagagaacacacgcagacacggggagaacatgcatactccgcacagacagtgccccagctgggaatcgtacctgggtccctggaactgtgaagcaactgtgctaaccactatgctgccgtgctgccctatctacctgtgactccacctttagagaaccgtgcacctgaactccaagatccctctgttccatgaTACACCCCAAGaccctaccattcactgtgaaaatcctaccttgatttgactttccgaaaTGCAACTCCTCGCACATATCTGTACTGAACTCCATTtcttggcccacttccccagctgatcgagagcctgctgcaatttttgataacctttctCAATGtcgacaataccacctattttagtgtcatctgcaaccttactgatcatgccttgtacattctcatccaaatcgttgatatagatacaAACAGCAATCTCCTAGTTACTGATCTCCTCGTTACTCCCCGACTTAATTAATTACTCCAGTTTCTCACATTTAGTACAGATTCCCAACCACCAATCAGCTTTATTCAGAgttaagttatttatacttactgttccgaagctgctcctccccggattcgggccaaatccgctccctgcTGTCTAGGCCATAAATCCCCacggtaagttatttatatttactgttccaaagctcctcctccctggattcgcaccaactccgctccctgcatTGGTGAGATTCATACCTGGGTGCCGGAAAATCGTTAGGACAGTAACTGTCCTGTAAGGGAATGAgtcattttgcttcccaattggccgaggaaggcagtgtgtcacaaggatggatgtgttgaccgattaatggctggaggatgggggcaggtcatgtgatcaaacctccaggaatatatttaatcaaagttggcgaggagagaatgttgtgaatttctatcctaaactgacagtgaggtttctgtaaatttccaagataatggaagtggaggtttaacagacgggaaacgcaaaccaaacgtcacatcgcgatctgacagaatcactcgattcaccagaacctgaatttcagcagcatctgggtgtggaaggtaaaaggtttgtctgttctgtctgtgagggaagagttaaggtctcagtgtgactggaaaagccccgagattcacaaaccctggttagaccaaacctggagaactgtgttcagttctgggcaacaaacctgaggaaggatagaatggcctcggagggagtgtagctcaGATTtatctgagtgatatctgaacccctccggggttaaattacaaaactagcctGCACAAAAGAGTCAGAGGCATGATGGCGCAGAGAATggcaatcggcccattgagtccatgctagctctctggggcaatccagtcagtgccattctcctgctctatccctgtatcctcgcaggtttatttccctccaatttccttttgaaatcaaatcattcattgtgtctattttcaaactccctcataggcagcaagtttcaggtcattgccgctcgctgtgtaaaaacatacatctcatatcacctcatatctcctgtaccttttacatacaaactcggaacaggccactcggcccctcgagcctgctcagcattcaataagattgtggctgaaCTCATTCTAAccccaactccaccttcctgcctaccccgatgacctttcacctccttactcatcaagaatctatccagctctgccttaaaaatattcaagtcgggcagcacggtggcgcagtgggttagcactgcgccctcacggcgccgaggtcccagcttcgatcccggctctgggtcactgtccatgtggggtttgcacattctccccgtgtttgtgtgggtttcagccccacaacctaaaaatgtgcaagctaggtggattggccatgctaaactgccccttaattggaaaaaatgtattgggtactctaaattttaaaaaaatattcaaggTCTCTGCATCCGCTGCCTTTTAAGGgcgtgagttccaaagtcttacaaccctcaagagaataaaaaatcctcatctccatctgaaatgggtgaccccttattttgcaacagtaacccccttgttccagatcctcccacgagaggaaacatcctctccacatccaccctgtcaagaccgctCAGGATCTTGTACAGTTCAATCCAGGCTTTACCCAAAACTttcaatctgtgtcccgactgcttgtacgatcagtgaatggaaacagagtttctttgtccacctgatggaaatctggcatgatcttgtgtccctgaatcaaatctcccctcaaaccCCATTGCTgggcaatctcctctgcaccttctccaagaaccttcacatccttcctgaagggtggtaaccagagctttataaagattcatggaatagaattagaatcatagaattcctacagtgcagagggaggccatttggcccaacgggtctgcactggcccttggaaaaagcaccctacttaagcttaagcccatgcctccaccctgtccctgtaaaccAGTGCCCCTAActcaccgttggacactaagggcaatttatcatggccaatccacctcacctgcacatcttcgcactgtgggaggaaaccggagcacccagaggaaacccacgcagacacggggagaatgtgcaaactccacacacagtcacctgtgacgggaattgaacctgggaccctgaggcagtagtgctaaccactgtgccaccagaagtatAGTTTCAGTATCATATTTCTATTTATGAAACTCAAGGTCAAAAatcctttgccaactactctcttaatatgtcttgcagATAtacacaatccagcagttttcatggtcactttttcccagagccggcaccacaaatgaccagattcattcagctcaatttcacaacctgcctttgtgtttttgtgggttctctctcactccctattttctgtttttattcagtttcacagggtgttcgaaatgGAGGATTCAaattccggaaactcaaaccaagcatcacatcaggatctgacagagtcctcaatttatcatatcctgaagattggcggattttgaacatggaaggaaaaatagtccacagtggggagaaaccgtacatgtgttgtgtgtgtggacgaggattcactcgatcatcggacctcacaagccacaaatggagTCACacggaggagaaaccgtggaaatgtgcggactgtgggaaaggattcacttccccatccaagctggaaattcatcgacgcagtcacactggggagagaccattcacctgctccaaatgtgggaagggattcactcactcatccaacctgcagatacaccagcgagttcacactggggagagaccattcacctgctccaagtgtgggaagggattcactcagtcatcccacctgctgagacaccagcgtgttcacactggagagagaccattccaatgtccagactgcggaaaGCGCTATAAAGGTTCTTGGGAACTGAtgttccatcaacgtgttcacactgacgagaaaccgttcaggtgctctgacTGCGGGACTGCGTTCAgacaatcatctcacctcactgaacatcagcgagttcacactggggagagaccattcgcctgctccaagtgtgggaagggattcactcgatcatccaacctgcagacacaccagcgggttcacactgggcagagaccattcatctgctcaggtgggaagggattcaccacttcatcccacctgctgagacaccaacgaggccacaagtaacgacTGCGACTGGGTTTTGCTGTttgtcacattcaggactgaaccatgttcatttgggtctctttctgctgataacaattccagcccatttacagcggctaatattctggctaaaagtaaaataaattagatttgtgtgaaatatGCAATGTGCTGAAACTTTTTCATATCTCtggcacaagttagttccttttgaagtactctcgctctcccctgtctcttccatcctcacctccaacaagaagtgtgaggagcttgctgagcttctttgtgactgacattgagtaaatccgatcagctgcctctgctgattCCCTCCCTTCCTTGAGCCCACCAGACCAaattgtctctaaatttcatcctttcccgagccgtgaacccacatctttctctagtttctctcccctctcccctcatgccctctcagagctcatcttgtccatgagacccagctcctgctccatcgaccctattaccactaagctactgatcagccaactaccctgtgtccatgaatattgtcaacatttctctttctcttcaggtactgtccctctgtccttcaaatcagcCATCATCACTatctcctcaataaaacaaacccttgaccctgccatccttacaaattagtgCCCCACCTTCAACCGCCCTCTCCTCTTTAaattctttgaacatgttgtcacctcccaaatccttgctcaTCTttaccagaactcccatgtttgaatcccttcaatcaggtctctgcccagtCAGAGTAGTGAAATACAAGACCCAAACAGACTCTTACCCAGagtgaaagacagacaatccgggagcttggatccaacacggacatattcataagaccagaagacaagggtagGAGCATAGTCATTATtaagagacaacaatacctgctggagacagacagacaactgaacaacacaaatcacaacaccaagctacctggACCCctatacccgagacaggaaggagaattggagacagactggaagaactCAGACTCCAGATACATTAATcaaaaacagatggaatatctgaggggacaacagGTCGAACCAAGGAAGTTTGACCTGTTCCCTAAAATACACAAacacataatctttattattgtcacaagtaggcttacattaacactgcaatgaagttactgtgaaaagcccctagtcgccacactccggtgcctgtttgggtacacagagggataattcagaatgtccaaattacctaacagcacgtctttcgggacttatggaaggaaaccggagcacccggaggaaaccacgcagacacggggagaacgtgcagaatcagcacagacagtgacccaagccaggaatcgaacctgggaccctggtgctgtgaagcaacagtgctaaccactgagctaccctcCAGTTGCTGGGTAGATGCCGGTGTTCTAGCTTTATTAGAACAGCTTTGCTAGGAATATGGCACAAGTCTTCAAAACTAATGCCGGAAAAATGTCTTTGCAGTATtcactgccttcagccatttcttgatatcacgtgttgtgaatgaaattggctgaagactggcatctgtgatgttggagaTCTCTGGAGGAGATCAAGCTGGATCATCCAcccggcacttttggctgaagattactgcgaatgcttcagccttgtcttttgcataaatgtgctgagctcctccatcattgaggatggggatatttgtggatcctcctccttcagtgagttgtttaatttttttattttttttaaataatattttattgaaaatttttggtcaaccaacacagtacactgtgcatcctttacacaacattataacaatacagataataatgaccttttttatttaaacaagaacaaaagaaaacaacaacaaataaataaatattaaataacaaaaataaaaataaaaactagccctaattggcaactgccttgtctcaggccacacacacccccccccccccacccccccccccccccacccccacccccaagtcctgggctgctgctgctgccttcttttttcccccatctatctttccgcaagatattcgacgaacggttgccaccgcctggtaaacccttgagccgacccccttaggacgaacttaatccgctctaactttatgaaccccgccatatcatttatccaggtctccacccccgggggcttggcttctttccacattagcaatatcctgcgccgggctactagggacgcaaaggccaaaacatcggcctctctcgcctcctgcactcccggctcttgtgcaaccccaaatatagccaacccccagcttggttcgacccggactcctactactttcgaaagcacctttgtcacccccatccaaaacccctgtagtgccaggcatgaccaaaacatatgggtatgattcgctgggcttctcgagcacctcgcacacctatcctccacccccaaaaatttactgagccgtgttccagtcatatgtgccctgtgtaataccttaaactgaatcaggcttagcctggcgcaagaggacgacgagtttaccctgtttagggcatctgcccacagcccctcctcgatctcctcccctagctcttcttcccatttcccttttagttcgtccaccatagtctccccttcatccctcatttccctatatatatccgacaccttaccgtcccccacccatttcttcgagatgactctgtcctgcacctcttgcgtcgggagctgcgggaattccctcacctgttgcctcgcaaaagccctcaattgcatgtacctgaatgcattcccttggggcaacccatatttctcagtcagcgctcccagactcgcgaacttcccatccacaaatagatctttcaattgcgttatacctgctctttgccacattccatatcccccatccattccccccggggcaaacctatggttgtttcttatcggggaccccccccaatgctccggtctttcccctatgtcgtctccactgtccccaaatcttcagtgtagctaccaccaccggactcgtggtatagttccttggtgagaacggcaatggggctgtcaccatagcctgcaggctggtccccctacaggacgccctctctaatctcttccacgccgctccttcctcctctcccatccacttactcaccattgaaatattagcggcccaataatactcacttaggctcggtagtgccagccccccccctatccctactacgctgtaagaatcccttcctcactctcggagtcttcccggcccaaacaaaacccatgatactcttttctatccttttgaaaaaagccttcgtgatcaccaccgggaggcactgaaacacaaagaggaatctcgggaggaccaccatcttaaccgcctgcaccctccctgccattgacaatgctaccatatcccatctcttgaaatcttcctccatctgttccaccaaccgcgtcaaatttagcctgtgcaatgtgccccaattcttagctatctggatccccaggtaacgaaagtctcttgttaccttcctcaacggtaggtcttctatttctctactctgctcccctggatgcaccacaaacagctcactcttccccatgttcaatttataccctgaaaaatccccaaactccccaagtatccgcattatttctggcatcccctccgctggatccgccacatatagtagcagatcatccgcatataaagatacccggtgttcttctcctcccctaagtattcccctccatctcttggaacctctcagcgctatcgccaggggctcaatcgccagtgcaaacagtaatggggacagaggacatccctgccttgtccctctatggagccgaaaatatgccgatccccgtccattcgtgaccacactcgccactggggccctatacaacagctgcacccatctaacatacccctctccaaacccaaatctcctcaacacctcccacagataatcccattccactctatcaaatgctttctcggcatccctcgccactactatctccgtttcaccctctggtggggccatcatcattacccctaacagcctccgtatattcgtgttcagctgtctccccttcacaaacccagtttggtcctcatgaaccacccccgggacacattcctctattctcattgccattaccttggccaggaccttggcatccacattgaggagggaaattggtctgtaggacccgcattgtagcggatccttttccttctttaagagaagcgatatcgttgcttctgacatagtcgggggcagttgtcccctttcctttgcctcgttaaaggtcctcgtcagtagcggggcgagcaagtccaaatattttctgtaaaattcaactgggaatccgtccggtcccggggcctttcccgtctgcatgttcctaattcctttcaccacttcttctaccgtgatctgtgctcccagtcccaccctttcctgctcttccaccttgggaatttccagccgatccaaaaaatccatcattctctccctcccatccgggggttgagcttcatacaattttttataaaatgtcttgaacacttcgttcactctctccgctccccgctccgtctctccttcctcgtccctcaccccccctatttccctcgctgctccccttttcctcaattggtgtgccagcaatctgctcgccttctctccatattcatactgtacaccctgcgccttcctccattgtgcctctgcagtgcctgtagtcagcaagtcaaattccacatgcagcctttgcctttccctgtacagtccctcctccggtgcttccgcatattgtctatccaccctcaaaagttcttgcagcaaccgctcccgttccttactctcctgcttccctttatgtgtccttattgatatcagctcccccctaaccaccgccttcaacgcctcccagaccactcccacctgaacctccccattgtcattgagttccaagtacttttcaatgcatcccctcacccttaggcacaccccctcatccgccattagtcccatgtccattctccagggtgggcgccctcttgtttcctcccctatctccaagtctacccagtgtggggcatgatccgaaatggctatagccgtatattccgttcccctcaccctcgggatcaatgccctacccaacacaaaaaagtctatgcgtgaatagactttatggacataggagaaaaacgagaactccttactcctaggtctactgaatctccacgggtccacccctcccatctgctccataaaatccttaagcaccttggctgctgccggcctcctaccagtcctggacttcgacctatccagccttggttccaacaccgtgttaaagtctccccccattatcagctttccggtctctaggtctgggatgcgtcctagcattcgcctcataaagttggcatcgtcccagttcggggcatacacgtttaccaaaaccaccatctctccctgtaatttgccactcaccatcacgtatctgcccccgttatccgccactatagtcttcgcctcgaacattacccgcttccccactaatatagccacccccctgtttttcgcatccagccccgaatggaacacctgccccacccatcctttgcgcaacctaacctggtctatcagtttcaggtgcgtttcctgtagcataaccacatctgctttaagtttcttaaggtgtgcgagtactcgtgccctctttatcggtccgttaagccccctcacgttccacgtgatcagccgagttgaggggcttcccacccacccccccttgccggttagccatcatctttttccagcttctcacccagttcccacgcagctgtatctctcccagacggtgcccccccgcccatcctttcccgtacccactcccccctttccccagcagcagcaacccagtaattcccccctccccccctcctgctagaccccccgctagcgtaattactccccccatgttgctcccagaagtcagcaaactctggctgacctcggcttccccccgtgatcacggctcgcaccgtgcgacgccccctccttcctgcttctctattcccaccataattatcatagcgcgggaaccaagcccgcgcctctccctcggccccgcctcccatggccaacaccccatctcctctccctccccacctccccccatcactacctgtgggagaaagaaaagttaccataccgcaggattaaaacataaaacccctcttcgcccccccccattcgccccaccactttgtccaaacgttcattttcataatccaatcattccaatttttcttctacaataaaagtccacgcttcatccgccgtttcaaagtagtggtgcctcccttgatatgtgacccacagtcttgccggttgcagcattccaaattttatcttctttttgtgaagtaccgctttggcccgattaaagctcgccctccttctcgccacctccgcactccaatcttgataaacgcggatcaccgcgttctcccatttactacaccgagttttcttcgcccatctaaggaccatttctctatccttaaaacggaggaatctcaccactatggctctgggagtttctcctgctctcgatcctcgcaccataactcggtatgctccctccacctccaacggacccgtcggggcctccgctcccattaacgagtgcagcatcgtgctcacatatgccccgacgtccgccccctccacaccttcaggaaggccaagaatcctcaagttgttcctcattgcgttgttttccagtgcctccaacctctccacagatcgtttctggtgtgcctcctgtatctccgacttcaccaccaggccctgtatatcgttctcattctctgctgctttcgccttcacgacccgaagctcctgctcctgggtcttttgttcctctttcagcccttcaatcgcctgtaatatcggggccaacaactctttcttcatttccttttttatctcctccacgcagcgtttcaagaactcttgttgttcagggccccatatgaaactgccaccttccgacgccatcttggtttctgcttgccttccttgccgttgttccaaaggatccgctgcaatccggccactttcctctcctttttccatccgtgtccagggggaacacccttctggtttaccgcatggtgtttttagccgttaaaattgccgttggggctcctatcaagagcccaaaagtccgttccaccgggagctgccgaaacgtgcgactcagctggtcatcgccgcacccggaagtcccgtgagttgtttaattgcaccacaattcacgattggatgtggcaggactgtagatcTTCGATCTGAAACGTTGGAAGACCTTCTCCATTCACCTTTtgccctgatgaaggagctgcactccgagagctagtgactccaaacaaaactgttggactttaacctggtgttgtaaaacttcttattgtgcccactccagtccaacgtcggcacctCCACATCTGATATATCAGATAGATATTGTTCTGACAGTGCCGCCTGGTGTGT
This portion of the Scyliorhinus torazame isolate Kashiwa2021f chromosome 5, sScyTor2.1, whole genome shotgun sequence genome encodes:
- the LOC140418241 gene encoding uncharacterized protein; this encodes MEGKIVHSGEKPYMCCVCGRGFTRSSDLTSHKWSHTEEKPWKCADCGKGFTSPSKLEIHRRSHTGERPFTCSKCGKGFTHSSNLQIHQRVHTGERPFTCSKCGKGFTQSSHLLRHQRVHTGERPFQCPDCGKRYKGSWELMFHQRVHTDEKPFRCSDCGTAFRQSSHLTEHQRVHTGERPFACSKCGKGFTRSSNLQTHQRVHTGQRPFICSGGKGFTTSSHLLRHQRGHK